From the Sphingomonas phyllosphaerae 5.2 genome, one window contains:
- a CDS encoding Gfo/Idh/MocA family protein, whose protein sequence is MRVLLIGLGDIARKAYLPVLYTRPDLEIHLATRDQAVLDEVGSRFRVAHRYNSATQALATTTFDAAFVHAATTAHAELVRLLLEQNVPTFVDKPLADNLGDAEALVELAMDRGTPLAVGFNRRFAPDYVALRGVDASLIVMEKHRDRQPDVARRVVYDDFIHVVDTLLFLAPAPIRRRVIETHVVDGLLHAITLMLAGDGFSAIGTMHRDSGLGEERLDVIGGGARHTVLNLADRIEARAMKNVHRRGDWIPVGRQRGFEAMCDDFLHAAGQRRPVDAASILATHEICEAIVRHSETA, encoded by the coding sequence ATGCGCGTCCTCCTGATCGGGTTGGGTGACATCGCCCGCAAGGCCTACCTCCCGGTTTTGTACACGCGGCCTGATTTGGAAATCCACTTGGCGACGCGAGATCAGGCGGTGCTCGACGAAGTCGGCAGTCGCTTTCGTGTCGCACATCGATACAACAGCGCCACGCAGGCGCTTGCCACCACGACCTTCGACGCCGCTTTTGTGCACGCCGCAACGACGGCGCATGCCGAACTCGTCAGGCTCCTATTAGAACAGAATGTCCCGACCTTCGTCGACAAGCCGCTCGCGGACAATCTCGGCGACGCCGAAGCGCTGGTTGAACTGGCGATGGACCGCGGAACGCCGCTGGCGGTCGGCTTCAACCGTCGTTTCGCACCGGACTATGTCGCCCTGCGCGGCGTGGATGCCAGCCTCATCGTCATGGAAAAGCATCGCGATCGCCAGCCCGACGTGGCGCGGCGGGTGGTCTATGACGACTTCATTCACGTGGTGGATACGTTGCTGTTCCTGGCCCCGGCCCCAATCCGCCGACGCGTGATCGAAACGCATGTCGTGGACGGCCTGCTTCACGCGATCACTCTGATGCTGGCGGGCGACGGGTTCAGCGCGATCGGCACGATGCATCGTGATAGCGGGCTTGGCGAGGAACGTCTGGATGTAATTGGCGGAGGCGCTCGCCACACCGTCCTGAACCTCGCCGACCGCATCGAAGCGCGCGCGATGAAAAACGTCCACCGCCGTGGCGACTGGATCCCGGTTGGACGGCAACGTGGCTTCGAGGCGATGTGCGACGACTTCTTGCATGCGGCAGGCCAGCGCAGACCCGTGGACGCCGCATCGATCCTGGCAACGCACGAGATTTGCGAAGCGATCGTGCGTCATTCGGAAACGGCCTGA
- a CDS encoding GlsB/YeaQ/YmgE family stress response membrane protein, whose translation MGFIILLIVGGLIGWVASMIMRTDGQQGILLNIVVGIVGALLAGFIVTPLIGGAPITSGEISIQSVVVSLLGAIVLLAIINLFRRGAVR comes from the coding sequence ATGGGCTTCATCATTCTCCTTATCGTCGGCGGGCTGATCGGCTGGGTAGCCAGTATGATCATGCGCACGGACGGCCAGCAGGGCATCCTGCTCAACATCGTCGTCGGTATCGTCGGCGCGCTGCTCGCCGGCTTCATCGTCACCCCGTTGATCGGTGGCGCGCCGATCACCAGCGGTGAAATCAGCATCCAGTCGGTCGTCGTATCACTGCTCGGCGCGATCGTGTTGCTCGCCATCATCAACCTGTTTCGCCGCGGTGCGGTTCGTTAA
- a CDS encoding ABC transporter substrate-binding protein — MAVSLALLVLFAPARRATAGREGLALSAPLPDRVPPGVVLRVGDPVTRWVFERNGWDKQLPFRIEWAEITGGPDVTEAFHAGVLDVGFGASVPPIHAVWMGIPARIIAFREYADRDRRQAWVFGIAPKSKIRVLSDLRGKRIAFSPSQVQGQVVIETLNAIGIGRDEVTLVELPSSIGGDVYTNALASGAIDAAPIRNDLVAQRYLRDYGPDGAHTLPHPPFRDDGTNVYVPEATLTDRGKAAALRVFVRYWGLAQAWANAHPDELARGYFAAKRGLPAADALVSARYITNVSVPRDWTGATAYEQATIDTLAPETKRPHLDAATLFDRRFERIAGDAAAPPGGTRS, encoded by the coding sequence GTGGCCGTGTCGCTTGCGCTGCTGGTGCTGTTTGCGCCGGCGCGCCGCGCGACGGCCGGCAGGGAAGGACTGGCGCTGAGCGCGCCGTTACCGGATCGCGTGCCGCCGGGTGTCGTGTTGCGGGTCGGCGATCCCGTCACCCGCTGGGTGTTCGAACGCAACGGCTGGGACAAGCAATTGCCCTTCCGGATCGAATGGGCGGAGATCACCGGTGGACCCGACGTGACGGAGGCGTTCCATGCGGGCGTGCTCGACGTCGGCTTCGGCGCCAGCGTGCCGCCGATCCATGCCGTGTGGATGGGCATTCCGGCGCGCATCATCGCCTTCCGCGAATATGCGGATCGCGATCGTCGGCAGGCTTGGGTGTTCGGCATCGCGCCCAAGTCTAAGATTCGCGTCTTGAGCGACCTGCGCGGCAAGCGGATCGCTTTCAGCCCCAGCCAGGTGCAGGGGCAGGTGGTGATCGAAACGCTGAATGCGATCGGCATCGGGCGCGACGAAGTGACGCTGGTCGAACTGCCATCCAGCATCGGCGGCGACGTCTATACCAACGCGCTGGCGTCCGGCGCGATCGACGCCGCGCCGATCCGCAACGACCTGGTGGCGCAGCGCTACCTGCGCGATTACGGCCCGGACGGCGCGCACACTCTTCCGCATCCGCCGTTTCGCGACGACGGCACGAACGTCTATGTTCCCGAGGCGACGCTGACGGATCGCGGCAAGGCGGCAGCGCTGCGGGTCTTCGTGCGCTACTGGGGCCTCGCGCAGGCGTGGGCCAATGCGCATCCCGACGAACTGGCGCGCGGTTACTTCGCCGCGAAGCGTGGCCTGCCCGCCGCCGACGCGCTCGTTTCGGCACGCTACATCACCAACGTCTCGGTACCGCGCGATTGGACGGGGGCGACCGCCTACGAACAGGCGACGATCGACACGCTCGCTCCCGAAACGAAACGGCCGCACCTCGACGCAGCAACGCTGTTCGATCGCCGGTTCGAGAGGATCGCCGGCGACGCCGCCGCCCCACCAGGAGGAACGCGCTCATGA
- a CDS encoding LLM class flavin-dependent oxidoreductase, translated as MSNASEYLWYIPNQLEGGHRGDVSEGDPASLDTLTRHALSLERHGWDGALIGTSWGRPDTFTVATALAARTSSFEPLIAIRPGYWRPANFASAAATLDQLSGGRVRINIVSGQDNLAAYGDSEGDQAHRYGRTKEFMRLVRRLWTETDVTFDGEHFQVAGSTVTPRITPRQTAQGTRLHPRLYFGGASPAAERVAATEADVQLFWGEPLDGVAERIARLKRLSRDLDRDLPPLEFGLRITTLVRDTNEQAWADAEAKVDAMAAAQGVVDEHRRAKAVGQQRLLDLHSRGEVLDDNLYTAPGRYGGGGAGTTWLVGSAEDVARSLRKYRELGVTTFVLSDTPYLAEIGRQGDQLLPLLRDRPVKTGQPHETLSVA; from the coding sequence ATGTCGAACGCATCCGAATATCTCTGGTATATCCCCAACCAGCTCGAGGGCGGCCATCGCGGCGACGTCTCCGAAGGCGACCCCGCCAGCCTGGACACGCTGACCCGACATGCGCTGTCGCTGGAGCGACACGGCTGGGACGGGGCGCTGATCGGAACGAGCTGGGGTCGGCCCGACACGTTCACCGTGGCGACTGCGCTCGCGGCGCGGACGAGCAGCTTCGAGCCGCTGATCGCGATCCGTCCGGGTTACTGGCGACCGGCGAATTTCGCCTCTGCCGCTGCGACGCTCGACCAGTTGAGCGGCGGGCGCGTGCGCATCAACATCGTGTCCGGGCAGGACAATCTTGCCGCTTATGGTGACAGCGAGGGTGACCAGGCGCATCGCTACGGCCGGACGAAGGAGTTCATGCGGCTGGTGCGCCGGCTCTGGACCGAGACGGACGTGACGTTCGACGGCGAACACTTCCAGGTCGCAGGATCGACGGTGACGCCGCGGATCACGCCGCGGCAGACGGCGCAGGGCACAAGGCTTCATCCGCGCCTGTACTTCGGCGGCGCCTCGCCAGCTGCGGAGCGTGTAGCGGCGACGGAGGCGGACGTGCAGCTGTTCTGGGGCGAACCGCTCGACGGTGTCGCGGAGCGGATCGCGCGGCTCAAGCGGCTTAGCCGCGATCTCGACCGCGATCTGCCGCCGCTCGAATTCGGCCTGCGGATTACCACGCTGGTTCGCGACACCAACGAGCAAGCGTGGGCCGATGCCGAGGCGAAAGTGGATGCGATGGCCGCCGCACAGGGCGTCGTCGACGAGCATCGCCGTGCCAAGGCGGTCGGGCAGCAACGCCTGCTGGACCTGCACAGCCGCGGCGAGGTACTCGACGACAATCTCTACACCGCCCCGGGTCGCTACGGCGGAGGCGGCGCGGGGACGACCTGGCTGGTGGGGTCGGCCGAGGATGTCGCACGTTCGCTGCGCAAGTACCGCGAGCTCGGGGTCACCACCTTCGTGCTTTCCGACACTCCTTACCTTGCCGAGATCGGGCGGCAGGGCGATCAGTTGCTCCCGCTGCTGCGGGATCGTCCCGTCAAAACCGGTCAGCCGCACGAAACCCTGTCGGTGGCGTGA
- a CDS encoding ABC transporter ATP-binding protein: MSALAEAPAVRVRNLVRTFTTKGVLDGLDLDIAPGEFVALLGRSGSGKSTLLRALAGIDHEAEGSGEIILPERLSVIFQDARLLPWMRVLDNVLLGMPGRYERGREALAEVGLAGREQAWPHELSGGEQQRVALARALVREPELLLADEPFGALDALTRIQMHALLRRLSELHDPAVLLVTHDIDEAILLADRIVLLGEGRLLADLAVALPSGAAARRERIAELRALLRKLLGVEDPPVDLDERAVPVAAVGGRHA; encoded by the coding sequence ATGAGCGCTTTGGCAGAAGCGCCCGCGGTGCGGGTTCGCAATCTCGTCCGTACCTTCACGACCAAGGGCGTGCTGGACGGTCTGGATCTCGATATCGCGCCGGGCGAGTTCGTCGCGCTGCTGGGCCGCAGCGGCTCGGGAAAGAGCACGTTGCTGCGCGCGCTCGCCGGGATCGACCACGAGGCGGAGGGCAGCGGCGAGATCATCCTGCCGGAGCGCCTGTCCGTCATTTTCCAGGATGCGCGACTGCTGCCGTGGATGCGGGTGCTCGACAACGTGCTGCTCGGCATGCCGGGCCGGTACGAACGCGGTCGCGAGGCACTGGCGGAGGTCGGGCTGGCGGGGCGGGAACAGGCGTGGCCGCATGAGCTTTCGGGCGGAGAGCAGCAACGCGTTGCGCTTGCCCGCGCGCTGGTGCGTGAACCGGAATTGCTGCTGGCGGACGAACCGTTCGGTGCGCTGGACGCGCTCACCCGCATCCAGATGCACGCACTGCTGCGTCGGCTCTCGGAACTTCATGATCCCGCAGTGCTGCTGGTGACGCACGACATCGACGAGGCGATCCTGCTCGCCGACCGCATCGTCCTGCTCGGCGAGGGCCGGCTGCTCGCCGACCTTGCCGTGGCACTGCCGTCCGGTGCCGCTGCCCGTCGCGAGCGGATCGCGGAGTTGCGGGCACTGCTTCGCAAGCTCCTCGGAGTTGAGGATCCGCCCGTCGATCTGGATGAGCGAGCGGTGCCCGTCGCAGCAGTCGGCGGCCGTCATGCGTGA
- a CDS encoding aldo/keto reductase: MGLSHVYGQADEAESIRTLHAAIDLGITFFDTATAYGKGHNEELLGRAIAGRRQKLVIASKFTHGQDGEGRRVSARAAVEASLRRLATDHIDLYYLHRVDLDVPIEESVGELGQLRDEGKIGGVGVSEASAAQLRAAHTVTPLTALQSEYSLWTREVEAEILPTTRALGIGFVAYSPLGRGFLAGAGPTEENDRRRIHPRFEAEAVAANSRRRRTIEDVAERLHVSPAQVSLAWVLAKGVVPIPGTRTVRHLEENWAANRIELDAATIEELETAFPHGTTTGDRYPAEQMKVVPAAPAAALA, from the coding sequence ATGGGCCTGTCGCATGTCTATGGGCAGGCGGATGAAGCGGAGTCGATCCGTACCCTCCATGCCGCGATCGATCTTGGCATCACCTTCTTCGACACCGCCACCGCCTATGGCAAAGGGCATAATGAAGAGCTGCTCGGCCGTGCGATCGCCGGGCGGCGCCAGAAGCTGGTGATCGCCAGCAAGTTCACGCACGGACAGGACGGCGAGGGACGCCGCGTCTCCGCGCGCGCGGCGGTCGAGGCCAGTCTCCGGCGGCTCGCCACCGATCATATCGACCTCTACTATCTGCACCGCGTCGACCTGGACGTGCCGATCGAAGAGTCGGTCGGGGAGCTCGGCCAGCTCCGCGACGAGGGCAAGATCGGCGGCGTCGGGGTGTCCGAGGCGAGCGCGGCGCAGCTTCGCGCCGCGCATACAGTGACCCCGCTGACGGCGTTGCAAAGCGAATATTCGCTTTGGACGCGCGAGGTGGAGGCGGAAATCCTGCCGACCACGCGTGCGCTCGGCATCGGCTTCGTCGCCTACAGCCCGCTCGGGCGCGGCTTCCTTGCCGGCGCGGGTCCGACCGAGGAGAACGACCGCAGGCGCATCCACCCGCGCTTCGAAGCCGAGGCCGTAGCCGCGAACAGCCGCCGACGTCGAACGATCGAGGATGTGGCGGAACGGCTGCATGTATCGCCCGCGCAGGTCAGCCTCGCCTGGGTACTCGCCAAGGGTGTCGTGCCGATCCCGGGCACGCGGACGGTCCGACATCTCGAGGAAAATTGGGCGGCGAACCGTATCGAGTTGGACGCGGCGACGATCGAGGAACTGGAAACCGCGTTTCCGCACGGCACCACGACCGGCGATCGCTACCCGGCGGAGCAGATGAAGGTCGTGCCGGCAGCGCCTGCGGCTGCGCTGGCCTGA
- a CDS encoding DUF1206 domain-containing protein, with product MNASSRLTALTRIGFATRGLLYLVIALLILRTGRAEDPSGAIEYLGQGGGQVLLGVIATGLTAYGIWRLADATLDIERHGSDRKGAMERAGAGVSGAIHLLLAWQAVQLMRGVASSGDGTQEGARTAMQLPGGWALVLLGALVLAALGAVQLAKAAKGSFLRYLEPAVAKQPWVQWSGRAGYAARGLVFLISGYLLARAGIEEQAAEAGGMQRVLSWLTSPFDLIVGMGLLAFGLFSLVEARYRQLHDVPVDGAIRRATSWR from the coding sequence ATGAACGCCAGCTCGCGCCTGACGGCCCTTACGCGGATCGGCTTCGCCACGCGGGGCTTGCTCTACCTCGTCATTGCCTTGCTCATCCTCCGGACCGGCAGAGCGGAAGATCCCAGTGGCGCGATCGAATATCTCGGCCAGGGCGGCGGCCAAGTGCTGCTGGGTGTGATCGCCACCGGACTGACCGCGTACGGCATATGGCGACTCGCCGACGCCACCCTCGACATCGAGCGTCACGGCTCCGATCGCAAAGGCGCGATGGAACGGGCAGGCGCGGGCGTAAGTGGCGCTATCCACCTGTTGCTCGCGTGGCAGGCGGTCCAGTTGATGCGCGGCGTGGCTTCCTCCGGCGACGGAACCCAGGAGGGAGCGCGGACGGCCATGCAGTTACCGGGCGGCTGGGCGTTGGTCCTCCTCGGTGCACTGGTGCTGGCCGCGCTTGGCGCGGTTCAGCTCGCCAAGGCCGCGAAAGGCTCGTTCCTGCGCTACCTCGAACCCGCTGTAGCGAAGCAGCCGTGGGTGCAGTGGAGCGGGCGTGCAGGATATGCGGCACGCGGCCTGGTGTTCCTCATCAGCGGCTACCTTCTCGCAAGGGCCGGCATCGAAGAACAAGCGGCCGAGGCGGGCGGCATGCAACGCGTGCTTTCGTGGCTGACCAGCCCGTTCGACCTGATCGTCGGCATGGGATTGCTGGCGTTCGGCTTGTTCAGCCTCGTCGAGGCGCGCTACCGGCAATTGCACGACGTGCCCGTCGACGGAGCTATCCGGCGAGCGACCAGCTGGCGTTGA
- a CDS encoding methyl-accepting chemotaxis protein translates to MKNLRIGKKLALCFALLFAGVLAIGGVALYNQARLSSVATDLGVDRRAKLEALAAISTAMSDYRIAEASSILAIDPAKLRQAEVSLTAQRAVIAKKLTFLDTRINKPATRAIVVKFKSEWADYQRKSDAMLVDAQQNRKAPAAALYQANEAAYEHTNALAVKARQVQSDTMAGIAGDAAVLDRWSRLLMIAVVFIVAALLLAVLNALVRGIARPLTEMTGALGQLAAGRMDVQVPVEERDDEVGDLAAAMTGLRNQLVAAERSKQEQAALIVDSIGSGLDALSHGDLTARVDADLAGPFAKLKHDFNDAMAAVSTAMGAVSVSALGITNGAGDIRQASDDLSHRTEQQAASLEETAAAMEEITSNVKQSAESAARTNVMVVETRRDAEQSGEVVQKAMDAMSGIERSSNEISEIIAVIDGIAFQTNLLALNAGVEAARAGDAGRGFAVVASEVRALAQRSADAAKDVKTRINASSEQVRLGVSLVGETGKSLTRIIGRIGEIDGLISEIAGAAEQQATGLQQVNTAVSEMDGVTQQNAAMVEQATAAARSLADEANTLASEVARFTLDAGVAQTVAASPVHKLQARAAEAGRIGFRPARRFVKAMPPITQGNLAIATDDWSAL, encoded by the coding sequence ATGAAGAACCTACGTATTGGTAAAAAGCTGGCATTGTGCTTTGCGCTTTTATTTGCGGGGGTTCTGGCGATTGGCGGGGTCGCTCTGTATAATCAGGCCCGTCTGAGCAGCGTCGCCACCGACCTCGGTGTCGATCGTCGTGCCAAGCTGGAGGCCCTCGCTGCCATCAGCACGGCTATGTCTGACTATCGAATAGCCGAGGCAAGCAGCATTCTCGCCATCGATCCGGCGAAGCTGCGGCAAGCCGAAGTATCGTTAACGGCACAGCGCGCGGTGATCGCCAAAAAGCTAACCTTCCTCGATACGCGCATCAACAAGCCCGCGACGCGCGCCATCGTCGTTAAGTTCAAGTCGGAGTGGGCCGACTACCAGCGGAAGTCCGACGCGATGTTGGTCGATGCGCAACAGAACCGAAAAGCTCCTGCCGCGGCGCTTTATCAAGCCAACGAGGCCGCGTACGAGCATACCAACGCACTTGCAGTCAAGGCACGGCAGGTACAGTCGGATACCATGGCTGGCATCGCCGGCGATGCAGCGGTGCTCGATCGCTGGAGTCGCCTGCTGATGATCGCCGTCGTCTTCATCGTCGCTGCCTTGTTGCTGGCCGTGCTGAACGCGCTGGTTCGGGGCATTGCCCGGCCGCTGACCGAAATGACGGGCGCGCTCGGGCAGCTGGCGGCGGGCCGCATGGACGTGCAGGTGCCCGTCGAGGAACGCGACGACGAAGTAGGCGATCTTGCGGCGGCGATGACGGGGCTGCGCAATCAGTTGGTCGCTGCCGAGCGGTCGAAGCAGGAACAGGCCGCGCTGATCGTCGACAGCATCGGCAGCGGGTTGGATGCACTATCCCATGGTGACCTGACTGCGCGCGTCGATGCCGATCTTGCCGGGCCGTTCGCCAAGCTGAAGCACGACTTTAACGACGCGATGGCAGCGGTATCGACTGCGATGGGCGCGGTATCGGTCAGCGCGTTGGGCATTACGAACGGGGCTGGCGATATTCGTCAGGCCTCGGATGACCTGTCGCATCGCACCGAGCAGCAGGCCGCCTCGCTCGAAGAGACCGCCGCTGCGATGGAAGAGATCACCTCCAATGTGAAGCAGAGTGCCGAAAGCGCCGCGCGGACCAACGTCATGGTCGTGGAAACCCGCCGCGATGCGGAGCAATCGGGTGAGGTGGTGCAGAAGGCAATGGACGCGATGAGCGGCATCGAGCGCTCATCCAACGAGATCAGCGAAATCATCGCGGTGATCGACGGAATCGCCTTTCAGACGAACCTGCTCGCACTCAACGCCGGCGTCGAAGCGGCGCGGGCCGGCGATGCCGGCAGAGGCTTCGCCGTCGTCGCCTCCGAAGTCCGCGCCCTGGCGCAGCGCTCCGCCGACGCCGCCAAGGACGTGAAGACCCGCATCAACGCATCCTCCGAGCAGGTGCGGCTGGGCGTTTCACTCGTCGGCGAAACGGGCAAGTCGCTGACCCGCATCATCGGCCGGATCGGTGAGATCGACGGTTTGATATCGGAGATCGCAGGCGCTGCGGAGCAGCAGGCGACCGGCCTGCAACAGGTAAACACCGCCGTCTCGGAAATGGACGGCGTGACCCAGCAGAACGCCGCGATGGTAGAACAGGCGACCGCCGCCGCGCGCAGTCTGGCAGACGAGGCGAACACCCTCGCCAGCGAAGTGGCGCGCTTCACGCTCGACGCGGGTGTCGCACAAACAGTCGCCGCGTCGCCGGTCCACAAGTTACAGGCCAGGGCCGCAGAAGCCGGTCGCATCGGGTTCCGTCCCGCCCGCCGTTTCGTGAAAGCGATGCCGCCGATCACGCAAGGCAATCTCGCCATCGCTACCGATGATTGGTCGGCGCTTTGA
- a CDS encoding SDR family NAD(P)-dependent oxidoreductase, whose product MKTAIVTGATSGIGQATTKALVDAGWQVIATGRRADRLTALVEEYGDRVHAAVFDIRDDAARDAALDVLPTSFRGIDLLVNNAGLALGTSAAQSADLDQWRTMIDTNVTALVSITHRLLPGLIERKGGIVNIASVAGTYPYPGGNVYGGTKAFVQQFTLNLRSDLHGTGVRVSAIDPGMVETEFTLVRTSGDESASDTLYAGAEPMTAEDIAATVLWIATLPPHLNINRLELMPVTQSFSGFQVARKS is encoded by the coding sequence ATGAAGACCGCGATTGTCACCGGCGCCACCTCCGGGATCGGCCAGGCGACCACGAAGGCGCTGGTGGATGCGGGCTGGCAAGTGATCGCCACCGGCCGACGTGCCGACAGGCTCACCGCGTTGGTAGAGGAATATGGCGATCGCGTGCACGCCGCCGTCTTCGACATCCGCGACGATGCGGCACGCGACGCCGCGCTCGACGTGTTGCCGACGTCGTTTCGCGGCATCGACCTGCTGGTCAACAACGCCGGTCTCGCGCTGGGCACCAGCGCGGCGCAGAGCGCTGATCTCGACCAATGGCGCACGATGATCGACACCAACGTCACCGCCCTCGTCTCGATCACGCACCGGCTGCTGCCCGGGCTTATCGAGCGCAAGGGTGGGATCGTGAACATCGCGTCGGTTGCGGGCACCTACCCCTATCCGGGCGGCAACGTATATGGCGGCACCAAAGCCTTTGTGCAGCAGTTCACGCTGAACCTGCGCTCGGACCTCCACGGCACGGGCGTCCGTGTCAGCGCGATCGATCCGGGAATGGTGGAGACCGAGTTCACGCTTGTACGTACCAGCGGCGACGAGAGCGCTTCCGACACGCTCTACGCCGGTGCGGAGCCGATGACCGCCGAGGACATCGCGGCGACCGTGCTGTGGATCGCGACGCTGCCGCCGCACCTTAATATCAATCGCCTCGAGCTGATGCCGGTTACGCAGTCGTTCTCCGGATTCCAGGTCGCGAGGAAGAGCTGA
- a CDS encoding NADPH-dependent oxidoreductase, protein MRDARPAPVPDVAAGEVRFQDRYRDALDQPSEWNETLDTLLSHRSVRAYLPDPVPAGTVELLVAAAQSAASSSNLQPWSVIAVEDPARKARLATLAGGQRQILQAPLLLLWIVDHHRLARNGERLDTPASGLHFLESFLLGAVDTSLAAQNAVVALESIGLGSCYIGGIRNRPAEVAAELGLPRRTFALFGLTVGYPDPATPAAVKPRLPQEAVLFRERYDTDDSAAAVAAYDRRLRSFQREQRMVERDWSEQASQRVRGAEALAGRDRLRATLNHLGFRLD, encoded by the coding sequence ATGCGTGATGCGCGTCCCGCCCCCGTGCCCGACGTGGCGGCTGGCGAGGTGCGCTTCCAGGACCGCTACCGCGATGCGCTCGACCAACCCTCCGAGTGGAACGAGACCCTCGACACGCTGCTGTCGCACCGGTCGGTACGCGCGTATCTGCCCGATCCAGTGCCGGCGGGGACGGTCGAACTGCTCGTCGCCGCGGCGCAGTCGGCGGCGAGCTCGTCCAATCTTCAGCCGTGGAGCGTTATCGCCGTCGAGGACCCCGCGCGCAAGGCGCGGCTGGCGACGCTCGCGGGTGGGCAGCGTCAAATCCTTCAGGCGCCCTTGCTTCTCCTGTGGATCGTCGATCATCACCGGCTCGCCCGCAACGGAGAGCGGCTGGATACACCGGCTAGTGGGTTGCACTTTCTGGAGAGCTTCCTGCTCGGCGCGGTGGATACCTCGCTCGCGGCACAGAATGCGGTGGTCGCGCTGGAATCAATCGGGCTGGGCAGCTGTTACATCGGCGGCATCCGCAATCGACCGGCCGAAGTGGCCGCCGAACTCGGACTGCCGCGACGCACCTTCGCCTTGTTCGGGCTGACAGTGGGCTATCCCGATCCGGCGACGCCGGCAGCGGTGAAGCCCAGGCTGCCGCAAGAAGCGGTGCTGTTCCGCGAGCGCTATGACACGGACGACAGCGCCGCGGCGGTCGCCGCCTACGATCGGCGGCTGCGCAGCTTTCAACGCGAACAGCGCATGGTCGAGCGCGACTGGAGCGAGCAGGCCAGCCAGCGCGTGCGCGGCGCCGAGGCACTCGCCGGCCGCGACCGGCTGCGCGCGACGCTCAACCACCTCGGTTTCCGGCTCGATTAG
- a CDS encoding ABC transporter permease → MNAYPEDLHVRLRPAGVVRVRTVSTPAAQPGLGPGKPLRYGTLLGPVLLLVYWTVLSATGWLDPRMLPAPWTALTTAAELIRDGRLQENLAVSTWRAMAGLGLGVAIGATLAILSGLSLLGGYVIDGLVQIKRGIPTLALIPFMILWLGIGETMKVTLIATAVFFPVYINTHNALRAIDIRHVELAETVRLSRWQFLRHVVVPGSLPGFLTGLRFGVTSSWLALVVVEQLNATSGIGYMVMLARNYAQSDVMLVGLVVYALLGFGSDALVRQIERRALGWRRTLGR, encoded by the coding sequence ATGAACGCTTACCCCGAGGACCTTCACGTGCGGCTGCGCCCCGCCGGCGTGGTGCGTGTCCGAACCGTGTCGACGCCAGCGGCGCAACCGGGCCTCGGCCCGGGCAAGCCGCTGCGCTACGGTACGTTGCTCGGGCCTGTGCTGCTGCTCGTCTACTGGACGGTGCTGTCGGCGACCGGTTGGCTTGATCCGCGGATGCTGCCCGCGCCCTGGACGGCGTTGACGACGGCGGCCGAATTGATCCGCGACGGGCGCTTGCAGGAAAATCTCGCGGTCTCGACTTGGCGGGCGATGGCAGGGCTGGGGCTCGGCGTCGCGATCGGCGCGACGCTCGCCATATTGTCCGGGCTGTCGCTGCTGGGTGGCTACGTGATCGACGGATTGGTGCAGATCAAGCGCGGTATCCCGACGCTGGCGCTGATCCCGTTCATGATCCTGTGGCTGGGCATCGGCGAGACGATGAAGGTGACGCTGATCGCCACGGCGGTGTTCTTCCCGGTCTACATCAACACGCACAATGCGCTGCGGGCGATCGACATCCGTCATGTCGAGCTTGCCGAGACGGTGCGGCTCAGCCGCTGGCAGTTTCTGCGGCACGTCGTCGTGCCCGGCTCGCTGCCGGGCTTCCTCACCGGACTGCGCTTCGGCGTCACGTCATCGTGGCTGGCGCTCGTGGTCGTGGAGCAACTGAACGCAACGAGCGGGATCGGCTACATGGTCATGCTTGCGCGCAATTACGCGCAAAGTGACGTGATGCTGGTCGGCCTCGTCGTCTATGCGCTGCTGGGCTTCGGGTCGGATGCGCTGGTGCGCCAGATCGAAAGGCGCGCGCTCGGCTGGCGCCGGACGCTCGGTCGATGA